The Anaerotignum propionicum DSM 1682 sequence AAAAACATTAGGCTTATTGCCTTTGGTTTCAAGGTAAACTCTAAATAATTCAAATTGCTCAGCAGTTAGCAAATCCTCAGCCACGTTATTGATAGGTGTATTGATAAGAGTGATTTTTAAAATATAGTACTTATAAGGTACTTTTACCTTATAAGAATTCCCCTCGCTGTCCGTTCTCGTTTTAGTACGGTAACGAATTTCTACCACTCGTTCCAATTTCAACTTATACTGTAAATCAAAAATCTGTTGCAGTTCGCCTTGTACCTCATTTGGCTTATAATATTTCAATAAGGCTGTAAGATAAGACGCAAGTTCGTGGGCATTATGACCGATCTCATCAAGGTTATAACGATACTCATCGTAACCAGGATAATCACTTTCGATGTTGTCAATTTTATCCTTCAACTCTTTTTCAAGGTTTTTGTAATCGTTGTCAACCTCTACAATATCCTCATCCTCAGAGTTATAGGAAGTACCCACAATGGAGTTGAAACCACCTTGGAGCATCACAGAGCAAGAGGAAAACAAAGCACCGCAAATGATGATTATTAGCAGAAAGCACCCGCAGATAATTAAAATCCTAGGGTTTTTCACAGTATTAGCTGCAATCGCAGCAACTGTATCAACACCTTTTTTAACAATATCTTTAATGGTAGTGGCTGTGTTACGGGTAGCAGTACCGGCTTTGCGAGCATTGGCATATTGCTTTTTGATATTTTGCTTTTGATGCCACTTGGAAAATGGACTGCTACCTAACTGTGGGTTTTCAGCCATAGCCCTGTTGTAGGTGTAATTAACCTGTGATTTTTGCAGCTTCTTTTCCGCTTTTGCAAGGGTTTTATAGGGCTTTAATTTCTGATGCTCGTATGCTGATTTCAATTTTCTACCCATAAATTCAGCAGACTGCTCGCTGCCGTGGGTGGCTTTAACACCCACATTATCATCTTCACTTTCGGAAATTTCTTTATGGATATTGCTGGCAACTGCCTTTTGTGGTGCGTTCTTGAATTTTCGCACCATGGTGGATTGTGGTTTAACTATATCCACCAAGCTATCAGATGATTTTGGTTTGTCTGTTAGCTTATCAGAAGGTTTTGACTTGTTTTCGCCAAAATCCAGCTTTGACTTTGGCTTTTCTTTCTCATAGAACTTTCTTTGCATTTTGAGTTGTTTCTTATTCTTGAGTCCCTTTTCCAGTGCTTTATCTCGTTCCAACTCAGCTTTTTCAAGTTTTAAACGAGATTTATTTAATTTATCCTCCATCTTACACTTCCTCTAGCTTTGTAGTCATTATCTTGTAAAGCTCCGTATCTTTTGGGAAGTGATCAATAAACGGAATAATGATACTACCGTAAATCAAAAGTCCCTCACCAGCTCCCGAATTGGTAACATAGGATAGCTGATGTGGGGAGATGTTAAGCTGTTTGGAGAGGATTTCTCTATCACCACCTGCTTGGTTCAGTAGATACACAAAGTCCGAGTTTTCAAAGATGTTTGCCACCTGTGGAGAACAAAGAAAGTCTTTTACATTCTGCGTTAAGCCTGTGGGAATACCTCCCCATTTACGAAAGCGTTTCCAAATCTCTACCGTATAATTGGCGGTTTGCTCCTTGCCCAAAAGCAGATGCATTTCATCAATATAATAACGTGTAGATTTTTTATCATTTCTGTTTCTACTGACTCTGCCCCAAATCTGGTCTTGCACCACAAGCATACCAAACTCTTTTAGAGCGTTACCCAGCTCCTTGGTATCAAAGCACACCACACGATTGCTAATATCCACATTGGTGCGATGATTAAACACATTCAATGAGCCCGTGACATAAATCGCCATACAATCGGCAATGTGCTTTGCCTGTGGGCTGTTTCGCTCTAAAATCGTGTTATACAAATCCTTTAAAATTGGCATTTGAGTATTTTTGGGGTCTACAAAATACGGCATATAAACCTGTTGCAAGCAGCTGTCGATGATACTTCTTTCATCAGCTTGTACCTTGCCCATCATCACCTCAAAGAGGGATAGGATAAAATCACTCTTTAAGATAAGTGGATTTTCTTCCTCCATATTATCAAGGCTAATATCCATTGGATTGATAAACTGTTTGGAAAGTGGAGAGATTTTAATGACCTGACCGTTCAGCTTTTGCACCAGGGGTGCGTACTCGGCTTCTGGGTCTAATATTGCAATATCATCATCAGTAATAAGAAACACATTGACGATTTCTCTCTTGGCTGAGAAAGATTTTCCCGAACCCGGTGTGCCTAAAATCAGTCCATTAGGGTTTTTAAGCAATTTCCTGTCAGCCATTAATAGGTTGCTCGACAAGGCATTGATACCATAATAGAGGGCATTGCCGTTTTGGAACAGTTCACAAGTGGTAAAAGGTACAAATCCCGCCGTTGCTGTGGTGGTCATACACCTTCTGATGTCAATTAAGTTTTTCCCCAGTGGCAAGCAGCTCATAAATCCCTGCTCTTGCTGGTAGTCAAGCCTATGGAGAATACAGTTATGCTTTCCGGCAAGGCTTGTTGCTCCAAAAACGATATTATCTAGTTTATCTTTAGAAGTTTCAGTGTTTACAATCATAAAGGTAAAATAGAAAAGTCGCTCATTTCTGCTTTGCAAATCCTGTAATAGCTTTTTCATCTCCGTGAGGAACAGAGCAAGGTCAGCGGGCATTATATCCATATCATATCCGCTTCTAACCGCCTTTTTTTGGTGGAGTAGGGAAGTGCCGCCTTGCCGCATTTCGGCGGTAGGTCTGCACCACCCTCTCCGGGAACCGTACGTACCCCTCTCGGAGTATACGGCTCTGTCATTGTTCGTTCAGTAAAACTCACATATTATGGATTTCATGGTGGCATTTTCTGCACACCACAAGCGTTTTTCGGCGTTTAGCCAACATTGCGATTTCCCACGTTTGCCTGCCTTTCAGATTTTTCAGCTTGTTGACGTGGTGAATTTCGTAATGGTCGCTTTCAGTCGTTCCGCATAGCTCACAAACTTTTGCTTTCAACCGTTTTTCAAGGCTGGTCACCGATTGACTGTAAATAATGGCCGCATTACTAATGATGTCAGTCGGATTCTTTACCTCTTTACAGTCAATATAATTCGCAAAATATCCCCGTTTTTCACCCGTTTTTGTTTCATACGGGATACCCCAATCGCCTTTGCCGTCTTTGAACATGGCAATGACCTTTGAGATACTGCTTTTATGTTTTGACGCAAGGGTTTTTAAGCAACTATATTTCATGAGGTAGGCAAAGTACTTCATTTTGTGGAAATTGCTTGCCATACCGTAGTAGTTGCAAAGCCCTCGTAGCTCATCATTGTAGGTAGTGACGATTTCTAAATCTGTAAGCCGTAGCAGAGAATTACGATGTACAGGAAAAAGTGTCCCGTCGATTTTCTGTATCGCTATTCCTTTTGAGAAGATGAATTTATGGATTTTGTCGTTAAATGGCACAAGCAGTTCAGTATGATTATTCAGCGTCCGCTTTTTGGCATTGCCTGGGCCACCACGCTTTATTTCTCCACTTCTCCGAACACGCACATCATAGCCTAAGAACCTTGCACATTCACTGCTGTGGGTAATGAGAGTTTTTTCTTCACTGAGTTCCATTTTCAGCGTTCCGCCTATAAATTCGGCAAGTTTACTCTTAATCCACTGGCAGTCCTCTTGGCTCCCTTTTACACCTATGATAAAATCGTCGGCGTACCGAACATATTTGATTTTTTTGTCGGTCTG is a genomic window containing:
- a CDS encoding C40 family peptidase, coding for MEDKLNKSRLKLEKAELERDKALEKGLKNKKQLKMQRKFYEKEKPKSKLDFGENKSKPSDKLTDKPKSSDSLVDIVKPQSTMVRKFKNAPQKAVASNIHKEISESEDDNVGVKATHGSEQSAEFMGRKLKSAYEHQKLKPYKTLAKAEKKLQKSQVNYTYNRAMAENPQLGSSPFSKWHQKQNIKKQYANARKAGTATRNTATTIKDIVKKGVDTVAAIAANTVKNPRILIICGCFLLIIIICGALFSSCSVMLQGGFNSIVGTSYNSEDEDIVEVDNDYKNLEKELKDKIDNIESDYPGYDEYRYNLDEIGHNAHELASYLTALLKYYKPNEVQGELQQIFDLQYKLKLERVVEIRYRTKTRTDSEGNSYKVKVPYKYYILKITLINTPINNVAEDLLTAEQFELFRVYLETKGNKPNVFGDKYSETDSNQDLGYQVPAHNLTDEEFGKMLKEAEKYIGYPYVWGGSSPSTSFDCSGFVCWVINQSGVGNIPRTTATGIYNQTTPIPKSEAKPGDIIFFEGTYDSAGAVSHVGIYVGDGMMIHCGNPIGYANVNSGYWQDHFYAYGRIQP
- a CDS encoding reverse transcriptase domain-containing protein, with protein sequence MQPTTEILARISKNSLANKEEVFTKLYRYLLRPDLYFLAYNHLYANNGAATKGANNDTADGFSEVKISNIIKSLSDDTYQPTPVRRTYISKKSDPKKKRPLGIPTFTDKLVQEALRMVLEAVYEPVFLNVSHGFRPKRSCHTALTTLKKEFNGTRWFVEGDIKGCFDNIDHAVLVGFINKKIKDARIIKLIYKFLKAGYLENWQFHKTYSGTPQGGIISPLLANIYLHELDKYVMKLKTEFDTPNTEKITPEYRELQNEIKMLSYYIKKADGTEKERLLAEYKPKRKQIMSIPCTSQTDKKIKYVRYADDFIIGVKGSQEDCQWIKSKLAEFIGGTLKMELSEEKTLITHSSECARFLGYDVRVRRSGEIKRGGPGNAKKRTLNNHTELLVPFNDKIHKFIFSKGIAIQKIDGTLFPVHRNSLLRLTDLEIVTTYNDELRGLCNYYGMASNFHKMKYFAYLMKYSCLKTLASKHKSSISKVIAMFKDGKGDWGIPYETKTGEKRGYFANYIDCKEVKNPTDIISNAAIIYSQSVTSLEKRLKAKVCELCGTTESDHYEIHHVNKLKNLKGRQTWEIAMLAKRRKTLVVCRKCHHEIHNM